The Deltaproteobacteria bacterium genome has a segment encoding these proteins:
- a CDS encoding response regulator codes for MKVLIVEDDGPLNSLLDRTIRRSGHEVHAVGSCGVALEVMGWRGFDLVMLDVFLPDGRGDRLIPRLRELRPGV; via the coding sequence ATGAAGGTCCTGATCGTTGAGGACGACGGTCCACTCAACTCCCTCCTTGATAGAACGATCCGGCGATCGGGACATGAGGTTCACGCTGTGGGTAGTTGTGGGGTGGCGTTGGAGGTCATGGGGTGGCGTGGGTTTGACTTGGTTATGTTGGATGTATTTTTGCCTGATGGGAGGGGTGATCGGTTGATTCCGAGGTTGAGGGAGTTGAGGCCTGGGGT